Genomic window (Brevibacterium paucivorans):
ACCTTTGCTGACCTGGGTGTTGAGTCGCCCATCGTCGAATCGCTGACGAACGCCGGCATTACACACCCATTCCCCATCCAAGCATTGACCCTTCCCGTGGCGCTGACTGGCGCAGACATTATTGGTCAGGCGAAAACCGGAACTGGAAAGACGCTGGGCTTTGGTATTCCACTTTTGCAGCGCGTTTTGAGCGACCAGTCCCGTGAACAGGGGCGTGCGCCGCGCGCCCTCGTCGTTGTCCCTACCCGTGAGCTGGCGCACCAGGTTGCTGATGACCTGCGCGTGGCTTCACGGACTTTCTCGCCATCGATTGTCACCATTTACGGCGGTAAGGATTTTGAACCGCAGATTCGTGCTCTCAAAGAAGGGGCCGATGTCGTTGTAGGTACTCCCGGACGTCTCCTGGATCTGTATGGGCGTCGAGTACTCAACTTTTCGCAGATCTCTACCGCGGTCTTTGACGAGGCCGACGAAATGCTGGACCTGGGCTTCCTCCCCGATGTCGAAAAGATCGTGGCTGCCCTCCCCGCTCGACGTCAGACCATGCTGTTTTCAGCGACCATGCCCGGTCAGGTGATTGCACTCGCACGTCGTTACATGTCGCAACCCACCCACATCCGTGCCACGCAGGCGTCCGACACTTCAACGACCTCGGTCAATACCAAACAGCACGTCTACCGCGCCCACTCCATGGACAAGACCGAGCTGGTAGGACGTATCTTGCGGGCCGACGGCCGCGGACGCACCATTATCTTCGCCCGCACCAAGCGCACCGCCGACCGTCTGGCCGACGAACTCAAGGACCGTGGCTTCCAGGCACAGGCGCTCCACGGGGACCTCAACCAGCACCTGCGCGAAAAGGCGCTCAAACGGTTCCGTGATGGCACCACCGACGTGCTCGTCGCGACCGACGTAGCAGCGCGCGGAATCGACATTGACGACGTCACCCACGTCATTAACTACCAGTGTCCAGAAGACGACAAGACGTACGTTCACCGCATTGGACGTACGGGACGCGCTGGCAACACCGGTATCGCTGTCACTCTCATCGACTGGGAAGACGTCGCAAAGTGGAAGCTCATCAACCGCACGCTGGGCCTTGACTTCGACGACCCGGTGGAAACGTATTCGACGTCACCACACCTGTTCAGCGACCTCAACATTGCCAAGGGCACAAAAGGTCGCATGCCGCGTGCCAAGGAGTCGGACGAAAAGGGTTCCAACTCTCAATCGCCTGCTAAGGGCCGTTCGGGGCGGGGCAGCGCCCCCAAGCGGAAACCGCGCGCCCAGAAACGACCTCGGCGCCGGACCCGAGGTGGCAAGCCCACCCAGCGCACCCAGACTGACCACGCCCAGCCCACCAAGGCGGACGACTAAGCGCACAAGCACCGCTTTAGACCACCAGATCTACCCCGTGCGCGCGTTCTACAATGCGTTCGAGCATGTGTGGACTGGTGGTGTTTTCGGCCAGCTTGTTTGGTTTTCCTGCGCCGTGGTAATCGCTTGAACCGGTGACAATCAGCCCGTGGTCTTGGGCACGTTCACGCAACTTTTCACGTTCAACTAGAGGGTTGTCACGGTGGTCGATTTCTAGGCCGTCGAGTCCCGCTTCGATGATGGCACGCATACCGGAGTCAGGAACGACCTTCCCACGCGAGCTGGCTGCCGGGTGCGCAAACACTGCAACACCTCCGGCTTCATGGATCATGTCAATGGCGTCAATAGGTGAAATCACCGGCATGGACACGTAGTAGGGGCTGTCGCGGTGCAGGAGCGTGGCGAAGGCTTCAGAACGATCCCCAGCAATCCCCTGATGGACCAGGGCGTCAGCGATATGTGGACGACCAACAGTCGCACCCTCCCCCACATGTTGGGACACGTGCTCCCAGGTGATAGGGAAATCGGCACTCAACAGGTCAACGATCTTGCGTGTCCGGGTGACTCGGGCCGCGCGAATCTTTTCCGTCTCAGCTGTCAGGCGAGCGCCCTGGGGATTGTGCAGGTAGCTGAGCATGTGTACGCTCACACC
Coding sequences:
- a CDS encoding PHP domain-containing protein; amino-acid sequence: MIDLHTHSAFSDGTQTPQELLAHASASGVTTIGLTDHDTVAGWDEATDAARTNGVHLVRGMEVSCRYEGVSVHMLSYLHNPQGARLTAETEKIRAARVTRTRKIVDLLSADFPITWEHVSQHVGEGATVGRPHIADALVHQGIAGDRSEAFATLLHRDSPYYVSMPVISPIDAIDMIHEAGGVAVFAHPAASSRGKVVPDSGMRAIIEAGLDGLEIDHRDNPLVEREKLRERAQDHGLIVTGSSDYHGAGKPNKLAENTTSPHMLERIVERAHGVDLVV
- a CDS encoding DEAD/DEAH box helicase, whose amino-acid sequence is MRTFVTQETFADLGVESPIVESLTNAGITHPFPIQALTLPVALTGADIIGQAKTGTGKTLGFGIPLLQRVLSDQSREQGRAPRALVVVPTRELAHQVADDLRVASRTFSPSIVTIYGGKDFEPQIRALKEGADVVVGTPGRLLDLYGRRVLNFSQISTAVFDEADEMLDLGFLPDVEKIVAALPARRQTMLFSATMPGQVIALARRYMSQPTHIRATQASDTSTTSVNTKQHVYRAHSMDKTELVGRILRADGRGRTIIFARTKRTADRLADELKDRGFQAQALHGDLNQHLREKALKRFRDGTTDVLVATDVAARGIDIDDVTHVINYQCPEDDKTYVHRIGRTGRAGNTGIAVTLIDWEDVAKWKLINRTLGLDFDDPVETYSTSPHLFSDLNIAKGTKGRMPRAKESDEKGSNSQSPAKGRSGRGSAPKRKPRAQKRPRRRTRGGKPTQRTQTDHAQPTKADD